A single Ptiloglossa arizonensis isolate GNS036 chromosome 2, iyPtiAriz1_principal, whole genome shotgun sequence DNA region contains:
- the Rdgb gene encoding retinal degeneration B isoform X6, whose protein sequence is MLIKEYRIPLPLTVEEYRIAQLYMIAKKSRVESQGAGSGVEIIVNEPYTNGPGENGQYTHKLYHVGRHLPEWFKSLIPRSALIVKEEAWNSYPYTKTRYTTPFIEKFSIEIETYYFPDNGFQENVFKLSGSDLRNRIVDVIDIVKDQHLGEYVKDEDPKLYVSQKSGRGPLNETWLEDYWADVKVAKQQPTPSGKSLMCAYKLCRVEFRYWGLQTKLEKFIHDTALRKTMLRAHTQAWAWQDEWIGLTMEDIREIERQTQLALQRRMGAVEGAEEAVEENQDASPTSASPQESDVAMTLAATLGSIEKNEDLQSPPSVRKSSDIPVMNTTASSEGEPSPEDSPTEVPEPRTAPPEEKIDTRKGWKKNKAAVHSPCSNKSFDIQMANWRMESIVRESESGSEDEYFDCQEEEDNTFTSPTTADKEDDTIFSPTYLQRMACERSSKRLQISTSASIDASCPASPQHSPTHQPCKTTVLLIAMHAGSVLDANSDLTAKKSDITTFKGAFESVMRQHYPSMVGHVAIKFVSCPSICTEGLGILSSLSPYSFDVSPSSMDAPQVTHDTIPIGAIPLFASSTPEYQDAVSRVIVGANQIYHEFIKSEEGRGFTGQICLVGDSVGAILTYDALCRSSHSRHNSENNILSNQGVENNEDGKHLAAPSPRRKSSSTSDSQQHTKLDFEVGEFFMFGSPLALVLAYRKISSGGDKNSNIKRPFVNQVYNLFHPTDPVAARLEPLISARFSLLAPVNVARYQKYPLGNGQPYHLLEAIQTNPQLFTDGLNISNMSISHLRRLSDISIHSTMSGMVENVPLQIVSNLTQKWWGTKRLDYALYCPEGLANFPTNALPHLFHASYWESSDVIAFIVRQLGRFDLPILSNEEKELTCFRPGQPREKWNKKRTSVKLKNVAANHRANDVIVREGAPQVLVARFMYSPIDVIALTGEKVDIHIMKDAPGGEWTYLSTEVTDKNGRITYKIPDDKALSYGLYPVKMIVRGDHTSVDFLLTVIPPKTECVVFSIDGSFTASMSVSGKDPKVRAGAVDVVRHWQELGYLIIYITARPDMQQQKVVSWLSQHNFPHGLVSFADGFSTDPLSHKAAYLNKLVQEHGVIIHHAYGSSKDISVYTAINLQPNQIFIIGKVPKKHHALATILHDGYAAHLTTLQAHGGSRPAQGNARMVIPRYQFGLPGQNASLRRRSSFRLAKRAISQPIPSKMALPLERSTSVGPSIAPQTGPATRTTAPEKL, encoded by the exons ATGTTGATAAAAGAGTATCGAATACCGCTGCCTCTCACCGTCGAGGAATACAGAATCGCTCAGCTTTATATGATTGCG AAAAAATCCCGCGTAGAGAGCCAAGGAGCAGGTAGCGGTGTTGAGATCATAGTGAACGAACCTTACACCAACGGACCAGGTGAAAATGGACAGTACACACACAAGCTATACCACGTGGGCCGTCATCTCCCGGAATGGTTCAAAAGTTTGATACCGAGATCGGCGTTGATCGTCAAGGAGGAAGCATGGAACTCTTATCCCTACACGAAGACACGTTACACGACACCCTTCATCGAGAAATTCTCCATCGAGATAGAAACGTATTATTTCCCCGATAACGGTTTCCAAGAGAACGTGTTCAAGCTGAGCGGTAGCGATCTCAGAAACAGAATCGTCG ACGTGATCGACATCGTCAAGGACCAGCATCTGGGCGAGTACGTGAAAGACGAAGACCCGAAGTTGTACGTGTCCCAGAAAAGCGGCAGAGGACCTCTCAACGAAACATGGCTGGAGGATTACTGGGCCGACGTGAAAGTA GCCAAACAACAACCGACACCGAGCGGAAAGTCGTTGATGTGCGCTTACAAACTATGTCGCGTAGAATTCCGTTACTGGGGCCTGCAAACAAAATTGGAGAAGTTTATACACGATACAG CGTTACGAAAAACCATGTTGCGTGCGCACACGCAAGCTTGGGCCTGGCAGGACGAATGGATCGGTTTGACCATGGAGGACATCCGAGAAATCGAACGACAAACTCAGCTGGCCCTTCAACGAAGAATGGGGGCCGTCGAGGGCGCCGAAGAAGCCGTCGAGGAGAACCAAGATGCATCTCCTACCAGTGCGTCTCCTCAGGAATCGGACGTTGCCATGACCTTGGCCGCAACACTTGGAAGCATCGAGAAGAACGAGGATCTCCAGAGTCCACCGAGCGTGAGGAAGTCGTCCGATATACCTGTGATGAACACGACAGCCAGCTCCGAAGGTGAACCGAGCCCCGAGGATTCGCCCACCGAAGTACCAGAACCTAG AACTGCTCCTCCAGAGGAGAAAATTGATACCAGGAAAGGATGGAAGAAGAATAAGGCAGCGGTGCACTCACCTTGTTCGAATAAGAGTTTCGATATACAGATGGCGAATTGGCGTATGGAAAGTATCGTTAGAGAATCTGAATCGGGTAGCGAGGACGAGTACTTCGATTGCCAAG AAGAGGAGGACAATACGTTCACTTCGCCCACCACTGCGGACAAAGAAG ACGACACAATATTCTCACCTACGTATCTTCAACGAATGGCTTGTGAACGTAGCAGTAAAAGATTGCAAATCTCTACATCGGCCAGCATCGATGCCTCGTGTCCAGCTTCACCTCAACATTCTCCGACTCATCAACCCTGCAAAACTACCGTGCTTCTTATTGCGATGCATGCTGGAAGCGTGTTAG atGCCAATTCTGACTTAACTGCTAAAAAATCAGACATTACAACTTTCAAAGGAGCATTCGAATCGGTCATGAGACAACACTATCCCAGTATGGTCGGACATGTCGCTATTAAGTTTGTTTCGTGTCCTTCTATCTGTACCGAAGGTCTAGGTATTTTATCCAG TTTAAGTCCATACAGTTTCGACGTATCACCTTCCTCTATGGATGCTCCTCAGGTGACACACGATACTATCCCAATTGGTGCAATACCATTGTTCGCTAGTTCCACTCCCGAGTATCAGGATGCCGTCTCGCGAGTCATAGTTGGAGCAAATCAAATCTACCACGAGTTCATTAAAAGCGAAGAGGGTCGAGGTTTTACGGGGCAGATTTGCTTGGTTGGAGATTCAGTAGGAGCAATTTTAACATACGACGCTTTGTGTAGATCATCTCACTCTAGACATAATAGTGAAAACAATATTTTGAGTAATCAAGGTGTTGAGAATAACGAAGACGGTAAACATTTAGCTGCACCTTCTCCTAGAAGAAAATCTTCTAGTACAAG TGATAGTCAACAGCATACTAAATTGGACTTTGAAGTTGGAGAATTTTTTATGTTCGGCAGTCCACTTGCTTTAGTTCTGGCGtatagaaaaatttcttcgggcggtgataaaaatagtaatataaAAAGGCCGTTTGTAAATCAGGTGTATAACTTATTCCATCCTACTGATCCTGTAGCTGCTAGGCTAGAGCCACTGATCTCTGCGAGATTTTCTCTCCTTGCACCCGTTAACGTGGCTCGATATCAAAAGTATCCACTTGGGAATGGGCAGCCGTACCATTTGT TGGAAGCAATTCAGACAAATCCACAATTATTTACCGATGGTCTAAACATTTCAAACATGTCAATCTCTCACTTAAGGCGGCTGTCCGATATATCGATTCACAGTACTATGTCCGGTATGGTTGAAAATGTTCCTTTACAAATAGTATCTAATT TAACGCAAAAATGGTGGGGCACAAAGAGATTGGACTATGCGCTCTACTGTCCGGAGGGTTTAGCGAATTTTCCTACGAACGCTTTACCTCATCTTTTTCATGCTAGTTATTGGGAATCATCCGACGTGATTGCATTCATTGTACGACAGTTAGGCAGATTCGACTTACCAATACTCAGCAACGAGGAGAAGGAATTAACTTGTTTCCGTCCAGGTCAACCTAGAGAAAAGTGGAATAAGAAACGTACTTCTGTTAAGTTAAAG AATGTGGCTGCCAATCATAGAGCAAATGATGTAATTGTCAGAGAAGGAGCACCACAAGTGTTGGTAGCTAGATTTATGTATAGTCCAATTGACGTTATCGCTTTAACAG GTGAGAAGGTAGACATTCACATTATGAAAGATGCTCCTGGTGGAGAATGGACGTACTTATCGACCGAAGTAACTGATAAGAATGGTAGAATAACATATAAAATACCTGACGACAAAGCATTGAGCTATGGACTTTATCCAGTTAAAATGATCGTTAG GGGCGATCATACATCTGTAGACTTTTTATTGACTGTGATTCCACCAAAAACAGAGTGTGTGGTATTTAGCATAGATGGTTCGTTCACGGCAAGTATGTCTGTTAGCGGGAAAGATCCGAAGGTTAGAGCAGGAGCTGTTGACGTTGTCAG ACACTGGCAAGAACTgggttatttaattatttatattaccgCGAGGCCTGACATGCAACAGCAGAAAGTTGTTTCCTGGTTGTCTCAACATAACTTCCCTCATGGTCTTGTATCCTTTGCGGACGGTTTTTCAACGGATCCACTCAGTCATAAAGCTGCGTACTTAAATAAACTCGTCCAG gaGCACGGTGTAATAATTCACCACGCATATGGCAGTAGCAAAGATATTAGTGTTTACACCGCAATTAATCTTCAGCCAAATCAAATTTTCATCATCGGAAAAGTGCCAAAGAAGCACCACGCTCTTGCGACGATTCTCCATGACGGTTATGCCGCTCATTTAACGACGCTACAGGCGCATGGAGGTTCGAGGCCTGCTCAGGGTAATGCGCGCATGGTGATCCCGAGATATCAGTTTGGTTTACCCGGACAAAATGCTTCTCTACGGCGGAGAAG CTCTTTCAGGCTGGCCAAGCGTGCAATATCACAACCCATCCCGAGCAAGATGGCGTTGCCCTTGGAGCGATCAACGAGCGTTGGTCCATCAATTGCGCCGCAGACCGGGCCAGCCACCAGAACCACGGCACCGGAGAAACTCTGA
- the Rdgb gene encoding retinal degeneration B isoform X7 gives MLIKEYRIPLPLTVEEYRIAQLYMIAKKSRVESQGAGSGVEIIVNEPYTNGPGENGQYTHKLYHVGRHLPEWFKSLIPRSALIVKEEAWNSYPYTKTRYTTPFIEKFSIEIETYYFPDNGFQENVFKLSGSDLRNRIVDVIDIVKDQHLGEYVKDEDPKLYVSQKSGRGPLNETWLEDYWADVKVAKQQPTPSGKSLMCAYKLCRVEFRYWGLQTKLEKFIHDTALRKTMLRAHTQAWAWQDEWIGLTMEDIREIERQTQLALQRRMGAVEGAEEAVEENQDASPTSASPQESDVAMTLAATLGSIEKNEDLQSPPSVRKSSDIPVMNTTASSEGEPSPEDSPTEVPEPRTAPPEEKIDTRKGWKKNKAAVHSPCSNKSFDIQMANWRMESIVRESESGSEDEYFDCQAGFIIPIIREESFGDNTSLAKWSSLDLLAEEEDNTFTSPTTADKEDDTIFSPTYLQRMACERSSKRLQISTSASIDASCPASPQHSPTHQPCKTTVLLIAMHAGSVLDANSDLTAKKSDITTFKGAFESVMRQHYPSMVGHVAIKFVSCPSICTEGLGILSSLSPYSFDVSPSSMDAPQVTHDTIPIGAIPLFASSTPEYQDAVSRVIVGANQIYHEFIKSEEGRGFTGQICLVGDSVGAILTYDALCRSSHSRHNSENNILSNQGVENNEDGKHLAAPSPRRKSSSTSDSQQHTKLDFEVGEFFMFGSPLALVLAYRKISSGGDKNSNIKRPFVNQVYNLFHPTDPVAARLEPLISARFSLLAPVNVARYQKYPLGNGQPYHLLEAIQTNPQLFTDGLNISNMSISHLRRLSDISIHSTMSGMVENVPLQIVSNLTQKWWGTKRLDYALYCPEGLANFPTNALPHLFHASYWESSDVIAFIVRQLGRFDLPILSNEEKELTCFRPGQPREKWNKKRTSVKLKNVAANHRANDVIVREGAPQVLVARFMYSPIDVIALTGEKVDIHIMKDAPGGEWTYLSTEVTDKNGRITYKIPDDKALSYGLYPVKMIVRGDHTSVDFLLTVIPPKTECVVFSIDGSFTASMSVSGKDPKVRAGAVDVVRHWQELGYLIIYITARPDMQQQKVVSWLSQHNFPHGLVSFADGFSTDPLSHKAAYLNKLVQEHGVIIHHAYGSSKDISVYTAINLQPNQIFIIGKVPKKHHALATILHDGYAAHLTTLQAHGGSRPAQGNARMVIPRYQFGLPGQNASLRRRRLAKRAISQPIPSKMALPLERSTSVGPSIAPQTGPATRTTAPEKL, from the exons ATGTTGATAAAAGAGTATCGAATACCGCTGCCTCTCACCGTCGAGGAATACAGAATCGCTCAGCTTTATATGATTGCG AAAAAATCCCGCGTAGAGAGCCAAGGAGCAGGTAGCGGTGTTGAGATCATAGTGAACGAACCTTACACCAACGGACCAGGTGAAAATGGACAGTACACACACAAGCTATACCACGTGGGCCGTCATCTCCCGGAATGGTTCAAAAGTTTGATACCGAGATCGGCGTTGATCGTCAAGGAGGAAGCATGGAACTCTTATCCCTACACGAAGACACGTTACACGACACCCTTCATCGAGAAATTCTCCATCGAGATAGAAACGTATTATTTCCCCGATAACGGTTTCCAAGAGAACGTGTTCAAGCTGAGCGGTAGCGATCTCAGAAACAGAATCGTCG ACGTGATCGACATCGTCAAGGACCAGCATCTGGGCGAGTACGTGAAAGACGAAGACCCGAAGTTGTACGTGTCCCAGAAAAGCGGCAGAGGACCTCTCAACGAAACATGGCTGGAGGATTACTGGGCCGACGTGAAAGTA GCCAAACAACAACCGACACCGAGCGGAAAGTCGTTGATGTGCGCTTACAAACTATGTCGCGTAGAATTCCGTTACTGGGGCCTGCAAACAAAATTGGAGAAGTTTATACACGATACAG CGTTACGAAAAACCATGTTGCGTGCGCACACGCAAGCTTGGGCCTGGCAGGACGAATGGATCGGTTTGACCATGGAGGACATCCGAGAAATCGAACGACAAACTCAGCTGGCCCTTCAACGAAGAATGGGGGCCGTCGAGGGCGCCGAAGAAGCCGTCGAGGAGAACCAAGATGCATCTCCTACCAGTGCGTCTCCTCAGGAATCGGACGTTGCCATGACCTTGGCCGCAACACTTGGAAGCATCGAGAAGAACGAGGATCTCCAGAGTCCACCGAGCGTGAGGAAGTCGTCCGATATACCTGTGATGAACACGACAGCCAGCTCCGAAGGTGAACCGAGCCCCGAGGATTCGCCCACCGAAGTACCAGAACCTAG AACTGCTCCTCCAGAGGAGAAAATTGATACCAGGAAAGGATGGAAGAAGAATAAGGCAGCGGTGCACTCACCTTGTTCGAATAAGAGTTTCGATATACAGATGGCGAATTGGCGTATGGAAAGTATCGTTAGAGAATCTGAATCGGGTAGCGAGGACGAGTACTTCGATTGCCAAG CTGGGTTCATTATACCTATTATACGCGAAG AGAGCTTTGGAGATAACACTTCATTAGCTAAATGGAGTTCTTTGGATCTTCTAGCAGAAGAGGAGGACAATACGTTCACTTCGCCCACCACTGCGGACAAAGAAG ACGACACAATATTCTCACCTACGTATCTTCAACGAATGGCTTGTGAACGTAGCAGTAAAAGATTGCAAATCTCTACATCGGCCAGCATCGATGCCTCGTGTCCAGCTTCACCTCAACATTCTCCGACTCATCAACCCTGCAAAACTACCGTGCTTCTTATTGCGATGCATGCTGGAAGCGTGTTAG atGCCAATTCTGACTTAACTGCTAAAAAATCAGACATTACAACTTTCAAAGGAGCATTCGAATCGGTCATGAGACAACACTATCCCAGTATGGTCGGACATGTCGCTATTAAGTTTGTTTCGTGTCCTTCTATCTGTACCGAAGGTCTAGGTATTTTATCCAG TTTAAGTCCATACAGTTTCGACGTATCACCTTCCTCTATGGATGCTCCTCAGGTGACACACGATACTATCCCAATTGGTGCAATACCATTGTTCGCTAGTTCCACTCCCGAGTATCAGGATGCCGTCTCGCGAGTCATAGTTGGAGCAAATCAAATCTACCACGAGTTCATTAAAAGCGAAGAGGGTCGAGGTTTTACGGGGCAGATTTGCTTGGTTGGAGATTCAGTAGGAGCAATTTTAACATACGACGCTTTGTGTAGATCATCTCACTCTAGACATAATAGTGAAAACAATATTTTGAGTAATCAAGGTGTTGAGAATAACGAAGACGGTAAACATTTAGCTGCACCTTCTCCTAGAAGAAAATCTTCTAGTACAAG TGATAGTCAACAGCATACTAAATTGGACTTTGAAGTTGGAGAATTTTTTATGTTCGGCAGTCCACTTGCTTTAGTTCTGGCGtatagaaaaatttcttcgggcggtgataaaaatagtaatataaAAAGGCCGTTTGTAAATCAGGTGTATAACTTATTCCATCCTACTGATCCTGTAGCTGCTAGGCTAGAGCCACTGATCTCTGCGAGATTTTCTCTCCTTGCACCCGTTAACGTGGCTCGATATCAAAAGTATCCACTTGGGAATGGGCAGCCGTACCATTTGT TGGAAGCAATTCAGACAAATCCACAATTATTTACCGATGGTCTAAACATTTCAAACATGTCAATCTCTCACTTAAGGCGGCTGTCCGATATATCGATTCACAGTACTATGTCCGGTATGGTTGAAAATGTTCCTTTACAAATAGTATCTAATT TAACGCAAAAATGGTGGGGCACAAAGAGATTGGACTATGCGCTCTACTGTCCGGAGGGTTTAGCGAATTTTCCTACGAACGCTTTACCTCATCTTTTTCATGCTAGTTATTGGGAATCATCCGACGTGATTGCATTCATTGTACGACAGTTAGGCAGATTCGACTTACCAATACTCAGCAACGAGGAGAAGGAATTAACTTGTTTCCGTCCAGGTCAACCTAGAGAAAAGTGGAATAAGAAACGTACTTCTGTTAAGTTAAAG AATGTGGCTGCCAATCATAGAGCAAATGATGTAATTGTCAGAGAAGGAGCACCACAAGTGTTGGTAGCTAGATTTATGTATAGTCCAATTGACGTTATCGCTTTAACAG GTGAGAAGGTAGACATTCACATTATGAAAGATGCTCCTGGTGGAGAATGGACGTACTTATCGACCGAAGTAACTGATAAGAATGGTAGAATAACATATAAAATACCTGACGACAAAGCATTGAGCTATGGACTTTATCCAGTTAAAATGATCGTTAG GGGCGATCATACATCTGTAGACTTTTTATTGACTGTGATTCCACCAAAAACAGAGTGTGTGGTATTTAGCATAGATGGTTCGTTCACGGCAAGTATGTCTGTTAGCGGGAAAGATCCGAAGGTTAGAGCAGGAGCTGTTGACGTTGTCAG ACACTGGCAAGAACTgggttatttaattatttatattaccgCGAGGCCTGACATGCAACAGCAGAAAGTTGTTTCCTGGTTGTCTCAACATAACTTCCCTCATGGTCTTGTATCCTTTGCGGACGGTTTTTCAACGGATCCACTCAGTCATAAAGCTGCGTACTTAAATAAACTCGTCCAG gaGCACGGTGTAATAATTCACCACGCATATGGCAGTAGCAAAGATATTAGTGTTTACACCGCAATTAATCTTCAGCCAAATCAAATTTTCATCATCGGAAAAGTGCCAAAGAAGCACCACGCTCTTGCGACGATTCTCCATGACGGTTATGCCGCTCATTTAACGACGCTACAGGCGCATGGAGGTTCGAGGCCTGCTCAGGGTAATGCGCGCATGGTGATCCCGAGATATCAGTTTGGTTTACCCGGACAAAATGCTTCTCTACGGCGGAGAAG GCTGGCCAAGCGTGCAATATCACAACCCATCCCGAGCAAGATGGCGTTGCCCTTGGAGCGATCAACGAGCGTTGGTCCATCAATTGCGCCGCAGACCGGGCCAGCCACCAGAACCACGGCACCGGAGAAACTCTGA